A stretch of the Pseudoruegeria sp. SHC-113 genome encodes the following:
- a CDS encoding response regulator — MNRPALLIVLSAIALVGALFISVWQTERMAGRTLAALAEHRAKAWVEHTSEQLLAAAEGAQEDQSGHAHGGHGHEGHSHSHASTGAPDGLALLITEGAFPDHLQAILGAELAADDVFRFKLFDANGTLVFLSDTIGSPEPAADLGSHSPTAAAAIAAGRAHTSIGDGRDRADRPDHYAETYVPLFLNGQPAGTAEIYTDISASHPRAAAAFHRLSAIIAAVMIAAFLIPLGAIALSQRHLKVTNVALAKARDEALAAEHAKGRFLANMSHEIRTPMNGVMGMTELLRETELDEDQRSCADTIYASSAALLEIINDVLDYSKVEAGQMTVDCSPFDLRALVQDVAALLFPVANAKGVEICVSLDFDAPVWMLGDAPRIRQCLLNIAGNAVKFTDSGHVLITASPTDCGTVALIVEDTGAGIPEDKIEHVFAAFEQVDNNATRRFDGTGLGLAITRRLAQLMGGEVTARSTFGIGSTFTLNLPLERCDAPDLSSCPEMAGLEGRKVLVVDDLETNRRILDVRLSRWGMDVTLADGAPAALALLDAGAVPDIFVLDYCMPDVSGEDLYKEIRKRPALAAVPAIILSSGETSAIRARLLEEGLEEILPKPARTEQLARVLSRALGQAHPLAVQPELQPGLQTPPEGFPGLHILLAEDNRTNQLVTRKMLEPLGIEITLAQNGREAVESYKAFPPDLVLMDVSMPVMGGLEATRLLRTFEAHGKRPRCPIIALTANAMAEDRALCSEAGMDDHLAKPLTKQALIDCVARWSKDYRLRRESA, encoded by the coding sequence ATGAACCGCCCCGCGCTGCTGATCGTCTTGTCTGCCATCGCGCTTGTCGGTGCCCTCTTCATCAGCGTCTGGCAAACAGAGCGCATGGCCGGGCGCACGCTCGCGGCCCTTGCCGAGCACCGGGCCAAGGCCTGGGTGGAGCACACCTCCGAACAGCTTTTGGCCGCCGCAGAGGGCGCGCAGGAGGATCAGAGTGGGCACGCGCATGGGGGGCATGGGCATGAAGGGCACAGCCACAGCCACGCGAGCACCGGGGCACCAGACGGCCTCGCCTTGCTCATCACCGAAGGGGCTTTCCCCGATCACCTGCAAGCCATTCTTGGCGCGGAGCTTGCGGCGGATGATGTCTTTCGTTTCAAACTGTTCGATGCCAATGGCACGCTTGTGTTCCTGTCAGACACCATCGGCTCGCCTGAGCCCGCGGCGGATCTGGGCAGCCACAGCCCGACGGCTGCCGCCGCCATTGCCGCGGGGCGCGCCCACACCAGTATCGGCGATGGCCGCGACCGGGCCGATCGCCCTGACCACTACGCCGAAACCTACGTGCCGCTCTTCCTGAACGGGCAGCCCGCGGGGACGGCCGAAATCTATACCGACATTTCCGCAAGCCACCCGAGGGCCGCGGCGGCATTCCACCGGCTGAGCGCCATCATTGCCGCCGTGATGATCGCTGCCTTCCTGATTCCGCTGGGGGCCATCGCCCTCTCCCAACGGCACCTGAAAGTCACCAATGTCGCCCTTGCCAAGGCCCGCGACGAAGCGCTTGCCGCCGAACACGCCAAGGGGCGTTTCCTTGCCAACATGAGCCATGAGATCCGCACGCCGATGAACGGCGTGATGGGGATGACGGAACTGCTGCGCGAAACCGAGCTGGATGAGGATCAGCGCAGCTGCGCCGACACGATCTACGCCTCCTCCGCCGCCTTGCTGGAGATCATCAACGACGTGCTCGATTATTCCAAGGTCGAAGCCGGGCAGATGACGGTTGATTGCAGCCCCTTCGATCTGCGCGCCCTCGTGCAGGACGTCGCCGCGCTGCTGTTTCCGGTGGCCAACGCGAAAGGCGTGGAAATCTGCGTCTCGCTGGATTTCGATGCCCCCGTCTGGATGCTGGGGGACGCGCCGCGCATCCGCCAGTGCCTGCTCAACATCGCTGGAAACGCGGTGAAATTTACCGATAGCGGCCATGTGTTGATCACGGCGTCCCCTACGGACTGCGGCACCGTGGCCCTGATCGTGGAGGATACAGGCGCCGGTATCCCCGAAGACAAGATCGAACATGTCTTCGCGGCCTTCGAGCAGGTGGACAACAACGCGACCCGCCGGTTTGACGGCACCGGCCTCGGCCTTGCGATCACCCGTCGGCTGGCGCAGCTGATGGGCGGTGAGGTCACGGCGCGCTCCACCTTTGGAATCGGCTCGACGTTTACATTGAACTTGCCGCTCGAGCGCTGCGACGCGCCCGACCTGTCCTCCTGCCCCGAGATGGCGGGGCTCGAAGGGCGCAAGGTGCTTGTCGTCGACGATCTGGAGACGAACCGCCGGATCCTGGATGTCCGCCTCAGCCGCTGGGGGATGGATGTCACGCTGGCCGACGGCGCGCCAGCGGCGCTCGCGTTGCTGGACGCGGGGGCGGTGCCGGACATTTTCGTGCTGGATTACTGCATGCCCGATGTCTCGGGCGAGGATCTCTATAAGGAGATCCGAAAGCGCCCGGCCTTGGCCGCCGTCCCGGCCATCATCCTCTCCTCCGGAGAAACCTCCGCCATCCGCGCACGCCTGCTGGAAGAGGGGCTGGAAGAGATCCTCCCCAAACCCGCGCGCACCGAGCAGTTGGCCCGCGTCCTTTCCCGCGCGCTTGGGCAAGCTCACCCCCTCGCCGTGCAGCCCGAATTGCAGCCCGGCCTGCAAACGCCGCCGGAGGGATTTCCCGGACTGCACATCCTGCTGGCGGAGGACAACCGGACGAACCAGCTCGTCACCCGCAAGATGCTGGAGCCACTGGGAATCGAGATCACGCTCGCGCAGAATGGCCGCGAGGCGGTCGAGTCCTACAAGGCCTTCCCGCCGGATCTGGTGCTGATGGATGTCTCCATGCCGGTGATGGGCGGGCTTGAGGCCACGCGCCTGCTGCGCACCTTCGAGGCCCACGGCAAACGCCCCCGCTGCCCCATCATTGCCCTGACCGCCAATGCCATGGCCGAGGATCGCGCCCTCTGCTCCGAGGCCGGGATGGACGATCACCTTGCCAAGCCCCTCACCAAGCAAGCGCTGATCGACTGCGTGGCGCGCTGGTCGAAGGATTACCGCCTGCGCCGCGAAAGCGCCTAA
- a CDS encoding aspartate aminotransferase family protein gives MIPTVLPTYSRAPLSFVKGEGSWLIEADGRRFLDLGAGIAVNALGHAHPALVEAVTKQAQNLWHVSNLYKIPQQQALADKLVEHTFADTAFFTNSGTEACELAVKMARKYFYEKGQPERVNIVTFEGSFHGRSSAGIAAAGSEKMTKGFGPLLPGFIHLPFGDHEAVATAMNDTVAAILVEPVQGEGGIRPLPDVCLKGLRDLCDEHGALLIFDEVQCGVGRTGKLFAHEWAGIEPDIMMVAKGIGGGFPLGAVLATEEAASGMTAGTHGSTYGGNPLACAVGGAVMDIIATPEFLAEVNRKAGLMRQKLEGLVAAHPEVFEAVRGSGLMLGLKCKAVNTAVVSAAYGQELLVVPAADNVVRLLPPLTITDEEISEAVARLDASANAVEAELAAAT, from the coding sequence ATGATCCCCACCGTTCTGCCGACCTATTCCCGCGCGCCGCTCTCCTTCGTGAAGGGCGAAGGCAGCTGGCTGATCGAGGCGGACGGACGACGCTTTCTGGATTTGGGCGCGGGCATCGCGGTGAACGCGCTGGGCCATGCGCATCCGGCGCTGGTAGAGGCGGTCACGAAGCAGGCGCAAAACCTCTGGCATGTCTCGAACCTCTACAAGATCCCGCAGCAGCAGGCGCTGGCGGACAAGCTGGTGGAACACACCTTCGCCGATACTGCTTTCTTCACCAACTCGGGCACGGAAGCCTGTGAACTGGCGGTGAAAATGGCGCGGAAGTACTTCTACGAGAAGGGCCAGCCCGAGCGCGTGAACATCGTGACGTTTGAGGGCTCCTTCCATGGCCGTTCCTCCGCCGGGATCGCGGCGGCGGGTTCGGAGAAGATGACGAAGGGCTTCGGCCCCCTGCTTCCGGGCTTCATCCACCTGCCCTTCGGCGATCACGAGGCCGTTGCGACGGCGATGAATGACACCGTGGCCGCGATCCTCGTGGAGCCGGTGCAGGGCGAAGGCGGCATCCGCCCGCTGCCGGACGTCTGCCTCAAGGGCTTGCGCGATCTCTGCGATGAGCACGGCGCGCTCCTGATCTTTGACGAGGTGCAATGCGGCGTGGGCCGGACGGGCAAGCTCTTTGCCCATGAATGGGCCGGGATCGAGCCCGATATCATGATGGTGGCCAAGGGCATCGGCGGCGGCTTCCCGCTGGGCGCGGTGCTGGCCACCGAAGAGGCTGCCTCCGGCATGACGGCTGGCACCCATGGCTCCACCTATGGCGGCAACCCGCTGGCCTGTGCCGTGGGCGGTGCCGTGATGGACATCATCGCCACGCCCGAATTTCTGGCCGAGGTGAACCGCAAGGCCGGGCTGATGCGCCAGAAGCTCGAAGGGCTTGTGGCCGCGCATCCCGAGGTGTTCGAGGCGGTGCGTGGATCCGGGCTGATGCTGGGGCTCAAGTGCAAGGCGGTGAATACTGCCGTTGTTTCAGCGGCTTACGGTCAGGAACTGCTGGTTGTGCCGGCCGCCGACAACGTGGTGCGCCTGCTGCCGCCGCTGACCATCACCGATGAAGAGATTTCCGAGGCCGTGGCCCGGCTCGACGCTTCCGCCAATGCCGTGGAAGCCGAGCTCGCTGCCGCGACCTGA
- the argF gene encoding ornithine carbamoyltransferase: MTHFLDINATAPDDLKAMIASAKAMKTARNGAPKGVPDAELPLDGCMVALIFEKPSTRTRISFDVGVRQMGGQTMVLSGSDMQLGHGETVADTARVLSRYVDLIMIRTFEEATLLEMAEYADVPVINGLTNRSHPCQIMADILTYEEHRGSIAGKKVVWSGDGNNVCASFIHAAGQFGFDLVFTGPPVLDPEAGFMQEARDKGVSITIERDPYRAVAGADLVVTDTWVSMHDQPSARERRHNLLRPYQVNEELMRHAKPDALFMHCLPAHREEEATSAVMDGPNSVIFDEAENRLHAQKAIMRWCVGR, encoded by the coding sequence ATGACGCATTTTCTGGACATCAACGCCACCGCGCCGGACGATCTGAAGGCGATGATCGCCTCCGCCAAGGCGATGAAAACCGCGCGCAACGGCGCGCCCAAGGGCGTGCCGGACGCCGAGCTTCCGCTCGACGGATGCATGGTCGCGCTGATCTTCGAGAAGCCCTCCACCCGCACGCGCATCTCTTTCGATGTGGGCGTGCGCCAGATGGGCGGGCAGACGATGGTGTTGTCGGGCAGCGACATGCAGCTGGGCCACGGCGAAACCGTCGCCGACACCGCCCGCGTGCTCAGCCGCTATGTGGATCTGATCATGATCCGCACCTTCGAGGAAGCCACGCTTCTGGAGATGGCGGAATATGCCGATGTGCCGGTGATCAATGGGCTGACGAACCGCAGCCACCCCTGTCAGATCATGGCCGACATCCTGACCTACGAGGAGCATCGCGGCTCCATCGCGGGCAAAAAGGTTGTGTGGTCGGGCGATGGCAACAATGTCTGCGCCTCTTTCATCCATGCCGCCGGGCAGTTTGGCTTCGATCTGGTGTTCACCGGCCCGCCGGTGCTGGATCCGGAGGCCGGTTTCATGCAGGAGGCGCGCGACAAGGGCGTTTCGATCACCATCGAGCGCGATCCCTACCGCGCGGTGGCCGGTGCCGATCTGGTGGTGACAGACACATGGGTCTCCATGCACGATCAGCCGAGCGCGCGGGAGCGCCGCCACAACCTGCTGCGCCCCTATCAGGTCAACGAAGAGCTGATGCGCCACGCCAAGCCGGACGCGCTTTTCATGCACTGCCTGCCCGCCCACCGCGAGGAAGAGGCGACAAGCGCGGTGATGGACGGGCCGAACTCGGTGATCTTTGATGAGGCCGAGAACCGTCTGCACGCCCAGAAGGCCATCATGCGCTGGTGCGTGGGCCGCTAG
- a CDS encoding 2-dehydropantoate 2-reductase, giving the protein MKITVAGAGAIGCFTGGLLARGGHDVTLLGRARVLEPIAAEGLELTDYTGLSAHLPPEALTLSTDPACLGAADLVIVAVKTGATAEMAAAIAAHAPQAAPVISFQNGLESAATLRASLPGRDLRAAMVPFNVVSPSPARFHRATSGEIVIEAGPGALANALSVEGLTVLESAQIVDVQWGKLLINLTNALNALSGLTLQQMLLDRRWRRLMADQMAEAMAVLKAAGIGFKPQAPLPPGLIPPLLRLPTPLFKRIAAQMLTIDPEARTSMAYDLADGRATEIDALQGEILRLARETGVQTPLTARIAARLARAEAAGKGSPELDPGELENG; this is encoded by the coding sequence ATGAAAATCACTGTTGCCGGTGCCGGAGCGATCGGCTGTTTCACGGGCGGGCTTCTGGCGCGCGGCGGCCATGACGTCACGCTTCTGGGGCGCGCGCGCGTATTGGAGCCGATCGCGGCGGAGGGGCTGGAGCTCACCGATTACACCGGGCTTTCGGCGCATCTGCCGCCTGAGGCGCTTACGCTTTCCACAGATCCTGCCTGCCTTGGCGCGGCGGATCTGGTGATTGTCGCGGTGAAAACCGGTGCGACAGCCGAAATGGCCGCCGCCATTGCCGCCCATGCGCCTCAGGCTGCGCCGGTGATTTCCTTCCAGAACGGGCTGGAGAGCGCAGCCACCCTGCGCGCCTCCCTGCCCGGGCGCGACCTGCGTGCGGCGATGGTGCCGTTCAACGTTGTGTCGCCCTCGCCTGCGCGCTTCCACCGCGCCACCTCGGGCGAGATCGTGATCGAGGCCGGCCCCGGCGCGCTGGCCAATGCACTTTCCGTGGAAGGGCTGACTGTGCTCGAAAGCGCCCAGATTGTCGATGTGCAATGGGGCAAGCTGTTGATCAACCTCACCAATGCGCTCAACGCGCTTTCCGGGCTGACCTTGCAGCAGATGCTTTTGGACCGCCGTTGGCGGCGGCTGATGGCGGATCAGATGGCGGAGGCCATGGCGGTGCTGAAAGCCGCCGGGATCGGCTTCAAGCCGCAGGCCCCGTTGCCGCCGGGCCTGATCCCGCCGCTGCTGCGCCTGCCCACGCCGTTGTTCAAGCGCATCGCGGCGCAGATGCTGACGATTGACCCCGAGGCACGCACCTCCATGGCCTATGATCTGGCCGATGGGCGCGCCACGGAAATCGACGCCCTGCAGGGCGAGATCCTGCGGCTGGCGCGGGAGACAGGCGTGCAAACCCCGCTCACCGCCCGCATCGCCGCGCGGCTGGCGCGGGCGGAGGCGGCGGGTAAGGGCTCGCCCGAACTGGATCCGGGCGAGCTTGAAAATGGCTGA
- the hemN gene encoding oxygen-independent coproporphyrinogen III oxidase: MEQQTQLARLGLFDAKVPRYTSYPTAPHFANDVRGGDFRQWIEAIPAGNAISLYVHVPFCRRLCWFCACRTQGTSTNSPLRAYLDTLKAELDLLARDLPAGVTLSRLHFGGGTPTLLPAAMLTELTEAIYSFLPLGPNAEFSVEIDPNEIDDGRLDALAAAGMTRASIGVQDFDPEIQKIIGREQSYEITEAAVNGLRALGVLSLNADILYGLPNQTDSRIADSVQKLLSLSPDRVALYGYAHVPWMAKRQSMIPSDALPTPQERLGLFETARELFVWDGYAEIGIDHFAVKGDGLETAQRSGRLKRNFQGYTDDTAEVLIGVGASSISRFPQGYAQNAPATSAHTQKIREGQYSTARGHRFSKVDVIRGRMIEALMCDFSVSVAEVAALPGASRSDVSRWCAEVAAQFPGFVRFADGRLDILPEGRPLTRMVARAFDAYDLSRAGHSSAV, from the coding sequence ATGGAACAGCAGACACAACTCGCACGGCTCGGGCTTTTTGACGCCAAAGTGCCGCGTTACACCAGCTACCCGACAGCGCCGCATTTCGCCAATGACGTGCGCGGCGGGGATTTCCGGCAATGGATCGAGGCGATCCCGGCGGGCAACGCCATTTCGCTCTATGTCCATGTGCCTTTCTGCCGGCGGCTATGCTGGTTCTGCGCCTGCCGCACGCAGGGCACCAGCACCAATTCGCCCCTGCGCGCCTATCTCGACACGCTCAAGGCCGAGCTGGACCTGCTGGCCCGCGATCTGCCCGCAGGCGTGACGCTGTCGCGGCTGCACTTCGGCGGCGGCACCCCTACGCTCCTGCCCGCCGCGATGCTGACCGAACTGACCGAGGCGATCTACAGCTTCCTGCCGCTCGGGCCGAATGCGGAATTCTCGGTGGAGATCGACCCGAACGAGATCGACGACGGCCGGCTCGATGCGCTCGCCGCCGCAGGGATGACGCGCGCCAGCATCGGCGTGCAGGATTTCGACCCGGAGATCCAGAAGATCATCGGGCGCGAGCAAAGCTACGAGATCACCGAGGCCGCCGTGAACGGGTTGCGCGCCCTTGGCGTGCTGAGCCTGAACGCCGATATCCTCTACGGTCTGCCCAACCAAACCGACAGCCGCATCGCAGATTCGGTGCAGAAGCTGCTCTCGCTCTCGCCGGACCGCGTGGCGCTTTACGGCTATGCCCATGTGCCCTGGATGGCCAAACGGCAATCCATGATCCCCTCCGATGCCCTGCCCACCCCGCAGGAGCGGCTCGGCCTTTTTGAAACCGCCCGCGAGCTGTTCGTCTGGGACGGCTACGCCGAGATCGGCATCGACCATTTCGCCGTGAAGGGCGACGGGCTGGAAACCGCGCAGCGCTCGGGCCGTCTGAAGCGGAATTTCCAGGGCTACACCGATGACACCGCCGAGGTTCTGATCGGTGTCGGGGCCTCCTCGATCTCGCGCTTCCCTCAGGGCTACGCGCAGAACGCACCGGCCACTTCGGCTCACACCCAGAAAATCCGCGAGGGGCAATATTCCACCGCGCGCGGGCATCGCTTCTCGAAGGTGGACGTGATCCGGGGCCGCATGATCGAAGCACTGATGTGCGATTTCAGCGTCTCTGTTGCCGAGGTCGCCGCCCTGCCCGGCGCATCGCGCAGCGATGTGTCCCGCTGGTGCGCCGAGGTTGCCGCGCAATTCCCCGGCTTCGTGCGCTTTGCCGATGGGCGGCTCGACATCCTGCCCGAAGGGCGCCCGCTCACCCGCATGGTCGCCCGCGCCTTTGACGCCTACGATCTGTCCCGCGCCGGGCACTCCAGCGCGGTATAA
- the fnrL gene encoding transcriptional regulator FnrL, with amino-acid sequence MMNLQSLTSPHVQCGSCPIRHRAVCARCDADELEVLDGIKYYRKYDAGQTVVWAGDEVDFVGSVVSGVASLAQTMEDGRRQMVGLLLPSDFVGRPGRAVATYDVTATTDLMMCCFRKGPFEKMMQETPHISQRLLEMTLDELDAAREWMVILGRKTAKEKIASLLAIFARRNTLLTGGAAAGRIVVDLPLTREAMADYLGLTLETVSRQISALRKEGVIELEGKRHVIIPDFDRLLGETGDDSDGGFYD; translated from the coding sequence ATGATGAACCTTCAGAGCCTGACCTCGCCGCATGTCCAGTGTGGCAGCTGCCCGATCCGCCATCGCGCCGTCTGCGCCCGCTGTGACGCCGACGAGTTGGAGGTGCTGGACGGCATCAAGTATTACCGTAAATACGACGCCGGGCAGACGGTTGTCTGGGCGGGAGATGAGGTGGATTTCGTGGGCAGCGTCGTGTCGGGCGTGGCTTCGTTGGCGCAGACGATGGAAGACGGCCGCCGCCAGATGGTGGGCCTGCTGTTGCCGTCGGATTTCGTGGGCCGCCCCGGGCGTGCCGTGGCCACCTATGACGTGACGGCCACCACCGATCTGATGATGTGCTGCTTCCGCAAGGGGCCGTTCGAGAAGATGATGCAGGAGACCCCGCACATCAGCCAGCGCCTGCTGGAGATGACGCTCGACGAGCTCGACGCGGCGCGGGAGTGGATGGTGATCCTTGGCCGCAAGACAGCCAAGGAGAAAATCGCGAGCCTGCTGGCGATCTTTGCCCGCCGCAACACGCTGCTCACCGGGGGCGCGGCCGCCGGGCGCATCGTGGTGGATTTGCCGCTCACGCGCGAGGCGATGGCCGACTACCTTGGCCTGACGCTGGAAACCGTGAGCCGCCAGATCTCGGCCTTGCGCAAGGAGGGCGTGATCGAACTGGAAGGCAAGCGCCACGTCATCATTCCCGATTTCGACCGTTTGCTGGGCGAAACCGGGGATGATTCTGACGGCGGTTTCTACGACTGA
- a CDS encoding universal stress protein, translating into MAYKSLLTVSCDPAAAGNVLESAIALARKGDAHLDVLSLGVDPTQPMVYYGQGNALITQELLIQARERAKENESGLKERLGREEISWGCDAAAAQIDGVTRLVSLRARYADLVILPKPYAEGTGHEQEAILEAALFEGHAPVLVVPEGQTLEEAPKRIVVAWNDSAEALAAIRAALPLLQAAEIVSIAIIDPPQHGPTRSDPGGALSQMLARHGVRADIAVLAKTMPRVADVLARHVQDVDADMLVMGAYGHSRFREAILGGATRDTLEAAKVPVLMAR; encoded by the coding sequence GTGGCCTATAAGTCTTTGCTTACAGTCAGTTGCGATCCCGCAGCCGCCGGGAACGTCTTGGAAAGCGCCATTGCGCTTGCCCGCAAGGGGGATGCGCATCTCGATGTGCTCAGCCTCGGCGTCGATCCGACGCAGCCCATGGTCTACTATGGCCAGGGCAATGCGCTCATCACGCAGGAGCTTCTGATCCAGGCCCGCGAACGGGCGAAGGAGAACGAATCCGGGCTGAAAGAGCGCCTCGGGCGCGAGGAGATCTCCTGGGGCTGCGATGCGGCGGCCGCGCAGATCGATGGCGTCACCCGGCTGGTGTCACTGCGCGCACGCTATGCCGATCTGGTGATCCTGCCCAAGCCCTACGCTGAAGGCACGGGCCATGAGCAGGAGGCCATTCTGGAAGCCGCCCTGTTTGAAGGCCACGCGCCGGTGCTCGTGGTACCGGAAGGTCAGACGCTTGAGGAGGCGCCCAAGCGCATCGTCGTGGCGTGGAACGACAGCGCCGAGGCGCTGGCCGCGATCCGGGCCGCCCTGCCCCTGTTGCAGGCCGCCGAGATCGTCTCCATCGCCATCATCGATCCGCCCCAGCACGGGCCGACCCGCTCCGATCCGGGCGGTGCGCTCTCGCAGATGCTGGCCCGCCACGGCGTGCGCGCCGACATTGCGGTACTGGCCAAAACCATGCCGCGCGTGGCCGATGTGCTGGCGCGCCACGTCCAGGATGTGGACGCCGATATGCTGGTGATGGGGGCTTACGGCCACTCGCGCTTCCGCGAAGCCATCCTTGGTGGGGCCACCCGCGATACGCTGGAAGCGGCGAAAGTGCCGGTGCTGATGGCGCGCTGA
- the ccoN gene encoding cytochrome-c oxidase, cbb3-type subunit I: MSNYLKLVGLGLVTLFMMIAASYGRDLAYQVHAVILMLVAGGLFLWTLRNTDEPNLSPAAPETGYMDGVIRYAAVATVFWGVVGFLAGTFIAFQLAFPVLNFEWAQPYMNFGRLRPLHTSAVIFAFGGNALICTSFYVVQRTSAARLWGGNLAWFVFWGYQLFIVLAATGYLLGGTQSKEYAEPEWYVDLWLTIVWVAYLLVFLGTIVKRKEPHIYVANWFYLSFIVTVAMLHVVNNLAIPVSIFGSDSVQIFAGVQDAMTQWWYGHNAVGFFLTAGFLGMMYYFVPKQAERPVYSYKLSIIHFWALIFLYIWAGPHHLHYTALPDWASTLGMVFSIILWMPSWGGMINGLMTLSGAWDKIRTDPIIRMMVVSIGFYGMSTFEGPMMSIKAVNALSHYTDWTIGHVHSGALGWNGMITFGALYFLFPKLWNKQGLYSLALVNWHFWLATIGIVLYAASMWVTGIMEGLMWREVDANGFLVNSFADTVAAKFPMYVVRALGGVLYVTGGVIMAYNLWMTVRKGEPKAAAASAAAPAE; the protein is encoded by the coding sequence ATGTCGAATTATTTGAAACTGGTCGGGCTTGGCCTGGTGACATTGTTCATGATGATCGCCGCCAGCTACGGCCGAGATCTCGCTTACCAGGTACATGCGGTTATCCTCATGCTGGTCGCGGGTGGTCTGTTCCTCTGGACCCTCCGCAATACGGACGAACCCAACCTCTCTCCGGCCGCGCCTGAGACGGGCTATATGGACGGCGTCATCCGCTACGCCGCCGTCGCAACTGTCTTCTGGGGCGTTGTCGGCTTTCTGGCCGGCACGTTCATCGCGTTCCAGCTGGCTTTCCCCGTGCTCAACTTCGAATGGGCCCAACCCTACATGAACTTCGGGCGTCTGCGGCCGCTGCACACCTCGGCGGTGATCTTCGCCTTCGGGGGCAACGCGCTGATCTGTACGTCCTTCTACGTGGTTCAACGCACCTCGGCCGCACGGCTCTGGGGCGGCAACCTCGCGTGGTTCGTGTTCTGGGGCTATCAGCTCTTCATCGTGCTCGCGGCCACCGGCTACCTGCTGGGCGGCACGCAATCCAAGGAATACGCCGAGCCCGAGTGGTATGTTGACCTCTGGCTTACCATTGTCTGGGTGGCCTACCTGCTCGTCTTCCTCGGCACGATCGTGAAGCGCAAAGAGCCGCATATCTACGTGGCGAACTGGTTCTACCTCTCCTTCATCGTCACCGTGGCCATGCTGCACGTGGTGAACAACCTCGCGATCCCGGTCTCGATCTTCGGCTCCGACTCGGTGCAGATTTTCGCCGGTGTGCAGGATGCGATGACGCAGTGGTGGTACGGCCACAACGCCGTGGGCTTCTTCCTGACCGCAGGCTTCCTTGGCATGATGTATTACTTCGTGCCCAAGCAGGCCGAACGCCCGGTCTACTCCTACAAGCTTTCGATCATCCACTTCTGGGCGCTGATCTTCCTGTACATCTGGGCCGGCCCCCACCACCTGCACTACACCGCGCTGCCCGACTGGGCTTCGACGCTCGGCATGGTGTTCTCGATCATCCTCTGGATGCCGTCGTGGGGTGGCATGATCAACGGCCTGATGACGCTCTCCGGCGCATGGGACAAGATCCGCACCGATCCGATCATCCGCATGATGGTGGTGTCGATCGGCTTCTACGGCATGTCCACCTTCGAAGGGCCAATGATGTCGATCAAGGCGGTGAACGCGCTCAGCCACTACACCGACTGGACGATCGGCCACGTGCACTCCGGCGCTCTGGGCTGGAACGGCATGATCACCTTCGGCGCGCTCTACTTCCTGTTCCCGAAACTCTGGAACAAGCAGGGGCTCTACAGCCTGGCGCTGGTGAACTGGCACTTCTGGCTCGCCACCATCGGCATCGTGCTCTACGCCGCCTCCATGTGGGTGACGGGGATCATGGAAGGCCTGATGTGGCGTGAAGTGGACGCCAACGGCTTCCTCGTGAACTCTTTCGCCGACACCGTGGCCGCGAAGTTCCCGATGTATGTGGTCCGCGCTCTGGGTGGTGTGCTCTACGTCACCGGCGGTGTGATCATGGCCTATAACCTCTGGATGACCGTGCGCAAAGGCGAGCCCAAGGCGGCTGCTGCTTCTGCTGCGGCACCGGCCGAATAA
- the ccoO gene encoding cytochrome-c oxidase, cbb3-type subunit II — translation MAILDKHKVLEKNVSLLLVFSFLVVTIGGLVQITPLFYLENTIEDVEGMRAYSPLELQGREIYIREGCYVCHSQMIRPMRDEIERYGHFSLAAESKYDRPFQWGSKRTGPDLARVGGRYSDEWHVDHLTDPQSVVPESIMPKYGFLKDTLIDGRYIGDFMSTHALLGVPYSDEMIENAQADFLAQANPDSDFDAMLERYPGAQVRNFDGQPGVSEMDALIAYMQMLGTLVDFSTFTPDASR, via the coding sequence ATGGCTATTCTCGACAAACACAAGGTTCTGGAAAAGAACGTTTCGCTCCTCCTGGTCTTCAGCTTCCTCGTTGTGACCATCGGTGGCCTCGTGCAGATCACGCCCCTGTTCTACCTCGAAAACACCATCGAGGACGTCGAGGGCATGCGGGCGTACTCCCCGCTCGAACTGCAGGGCCGCGAGATCTACATCCGTGAGGGCTGCTACGTCTGCCACTCGCAGATGATCCGCCCGATGCGCGACGAGATCGAGCGGTACGGCCACTTCTCGCTGGCGGCGGAGTCCAAGTACGACCGCCCGTTCCAGTGGGGCTCCAAGCGCACCGGGCCTGACCTCGCGCGCGTGGGCGGCCGCTATTCGGATGAATGGCACGTCGATCACCTGACCGATCCGCAATCGGTGGTGCCCGAGTCCATCATGCCGAAATACGGCTTCCTGAAGGACACGCTGATCGATGGCCGCTACATCGGTGATTTCATGTCGACCCATGCCTTGCTGGGCGTGCCCTACTCGGATGAAATGATCGAGAACGCACAGGCCGATTTCCTCGCTCAGGCGAACCCGGACAGCGATTTTGACGCCATGCTTGAGCGGTATCCGGGCGCGCAGGTGCGCAATTTCGATGGCCAGCCGGGGGTGTCGGAGATGGACGCGTTGATTGCCTACATGCAGATGCTGGGCACGCTCGTGGACTTCTCGACCTTCACCCCGGACGCAAGCCGGTAA